The following coding sequences lie in one Corticium candelabrum chromosome 10, ooCorCand1.1, whole genome shotgun sequence genomic window:
- the LOC134186190 gene encoding YTH domain-containing protein 1-like isoform X1: MSDFMDEQWLDEPGEVSGDDAEEQQYEGSEQSRSSDELREGEDDEDESVENEDINVFESILAAEGPDVDDFAAELKKADEKARKPSRTRTRGRAASTQDAPDSKRRHGNSNSPTKRESSGRAARRTDTEKHSEHTERLTRGRHVDSKLASSRSAAPVYEADDRDRVRDRERKERELKELERKQKELTQELELDRQREEDRRKKRERERERERERERERERVKPRGETRDTRTRDARDTREGRLAVRRREEREPVRPRDRDRKEDEKPRGRREERTAVQRKPDRPRVRETTEVAHTPRRSRELEDKKSKSPSNRSHDSKREPDTEVIEDAVEVEENPIVDGDEASQMITVEEDSVIDDVPEESSEKFEVEHGPEAEPISGDEIGDSEHEPELREELMEVETVDGGEKVATEVDVAKTLPQNVESLEQDAADQEQKVQSPGKNVEREEMVDVEEQPGEEIMEGDVLEEVDTVDAGQEAELPIEKRSISPIVFQDKEMKHKPKSVAKLASPERKKDSQRTSDSNSRSHTISSSKLFHNTRYFVMKSINHENVQIAKARSVWSTPPMNERKLNKAFNECENVVLIYSVTESGMFQGFARLQSESKRNTSPVPWRLPASLSARQLGGVFRLQWIYTGELSFGKVMHLKNPWNDNKPVKISRDGQEVEPIIGEELCRLFFKEGTNNTAHYQLMSGPVEQQGVMPGCYHAPPLPVPQSHSVPSMPSYVFGGRSGRGPASYVSQTTAAVHSSRRYARSRSISPIVAKRRREEKTEGRAHRESRRRRSRSRSTSRERQRKDKGSRVSKEFGVRKDTILHGSYEDYIREYQSRSASKASLSSGFVHTVYSYPSSRYSDRPMDNRAYYAACDDFLAKNRSRPGGSSGTSHKSSRHR, from the exons ATGTCTGATTTCATGGACGAACAATGGCTCGACGAACCGGGTGAAGTGAGCGGAGACGACGCGGAAGAGCAACAATACGAAG gtTCGGAGCAGTCGCGTTCAAGTGACGAACTACGTGAAGGAGAAGACGACGAAGACGAAAGCGTCGAGAACGAGGACATCAACGTGTTCGAGAGCATTCTGGCAGCGGAAGGGCCGGATGTTGACGATTTTGCAGCCGAACTGAAGAAAG CTGATGAGAAGGCAAGAAAACCGTCTCGTACTCGTACACGTGGCAGAGCTGCCTCGACTCAAGATGCTCCAGACAGCAAGCGGAGACACGGGAATTCCAACAGCCCAACTAAACGCGAGTCTTCTGGTAGAGCTGCTCGTCGAACGGACACCGAGAAACACTCGGAACACACAGAACGTTTGACTCGTGGTCGTCACGTTGATTCTAAGCTCGCGAGTTCACGATCGGCTGCTCCTGTGTATGAGGCTGACGATCGCGATAGGGTGAGAGACAGGGAGCGAAAGGAACGTGAGCTGAAAGAGTTGGAACGAAAACAGAAGGAACTGACGCAAGAACTGGAGCTGGATAGGCAGCGTGAAGAGGACAGACGAAAGAAACGAGAACGCGAGAGGGAGAGAGAACGAGAACGAGAAAGAGAGAGGGAACGAGTCAAGCCACGAGGCGAGACTCGAGATACTCGAACGAGAGACGCGAGAGACACCAGAGAAGGAAGATTGGCCGTACGACGACGAGAGGAGCGAGAGCCAGTCCGGCCAAGAGATAGAGATCGGAAAGAAGACGAGAAGCCACGAGGCAGAAGAGAGGAGAGGACAGCAGTTCAGCGAAAACCCGATCGCCCAAGAGTGAGAGAGACAACAGAAG TAGCTCATACGCCTCGTCGGTCACGAGAGCTTGAAGACAAGAAAAGCAAGAGTCCGTCAAATCGCAGCCATGACTCAAAACGAGAGCCCGACACCGAAGTCATCGAAGATGCAGTCGAAGTTGAAGAGAATCCTATCGTCGATGGCGATGAGGCGAGTCAGATGATAACAGTAGAAGAAGACAGTGTGATAGACGACGTACCCGAAGAGTCAAGCGAGAAATTCGAAGTTGAACACGGACCGGAAGCCGAACCAATTAGCGGCGATGAGATCGGCGACAGTGAACACGAACCCGAACTGAGGGAGGAACTAATGGAAGTAGAGACTGTAGACGGAGGAGAAAAGGTGGCCACAGAAGTTGATGTGGCGAAGACTTTACCACAGAACGTTGAATCCTTGGAACAGGATGCTGCAGACCAGGAGCAGAAGGTCCAGAGTCCGGGAAAGAATGTTGAGAGAGAGGAGATGGTGGATGTCGAGGAGCAACCGGGAGAGGAGATTATGGAGGGTGACGTGTTGGAAGAGGTGGATACGGTCGATGCAGGGCAGGAGGCTGAG TTGCCGATAGAGAAAAGGTCGATATCTCCTATTGTATTTCAAGACAAGGAGATGAAACATAAACCGAAATCGG TTGCTAAGCTGGCTTCaccagaaagaaagaaag ACTCCCAAAGAACGTCAGACAGCAACAGTC GCAGCCATACGATTTCCAGCAGCAAACTGTTTCACAACACTCGCTACTTTGTCATGAAGAGTATCAACCATGAGAACGTCCAGATTGCCAAAGCAAGG agtGTTTGGTCGACTCCGCCGATGAACGAGAGGAAACTGAACAAAGCGTTCAAT GAGTGTGAGAATGTTGTTCTGATTTATTCGGTGACAGAGAGTGGAATGTTTCAAG GATTTGCTCGATTACAATCAGAGTCAAAGCGCAACACGTCTCCCGTCCCCTGGCGTCTTCCTGCAAGCCTCAGCGCTCGTCAACTGGGCGGAGTTTTCCGACTGCAGTGGATATACAC GGGAGAGCTCAGCTTTGGCAAGGTGATGCATCTGAAGAACCCGTGGAACGACAACAAGCCGGTGAAGATCAGTCGCGACGGACAG GAAGTGGAGCCTATTATTGGCGAAGAGCTGTGCCGTCTCTTCTTCAAGGAAGGGACGAATAACACCGCGCATTATCAGTTGATGTCTGGTCCAGTCGAGCAACAGGGTGTGATGCCGGGCTGCTATCATGCGCCTCCGTTACCCGTGCCTCAGTCGCATAGCGTGCCGAGTATGCCGAGCTATGTGTTTGGCGGGAGATCGGGAAGAGGGCCAGCGAGCTACGTGAGCCAAACGACGGCGGCGGTTCACTCCAG CCGCCGATATGCAAGGAGCAGATCCATCTCACCGATAGTTGCGAAGAGAAGACGAGAGGAGAAGACAGAAG gTCGTGCACACCGGGAGTCAAGAAGACGACGTTCGAGGTCGAGGTCGACTTCTCGGGAAAGGCAGAGAAAGGACAA AGGGTCGCGTGTCAGCAAGGAATTTGGTGTAAGGAAGGATACGATCTTGCATGGG TCATATGAGGACTACATTCGAGAGTATCAGTCGAGGAGTGCAAGCAAAGCGAGCTTGTCATCT GGCTTTGTTCATACTGTCTACTCGTATCCAAGCAGCCGATATTCAGACAGACCG ATGGATAATCGAGCGTATTATGCCGCCTGCGATGACTTCTTGGCGAAGAACCGGTCGCGACCGGGCGGCTCGTCGGGCACTAGCCACAAGAGCAGTAGACACAGATGA
- the LOC134185234 gene encoding excitatory amino acid transporter-like has product MVTTAVSASRVAEPATVAHPPTRRAAAAPTCRVPNIVTITAAVLGVALGFALQRSDLSPRVILFIYFPGEILLRMLQMLILPLVTASIVSGIVGLRADTCKRMIARTVCYYGGTTMAATVVGLTLVATIKPGNRTGSECVDITRDEDRESLQSVDAFLDLVRNMFPDNLIEAAFQHVYSVETDVIKYRRCSNVNIIPTAYATANITANATASATARATVSATASATANGLKQTTVMLVERDGMNVLGWVVFSIALGSVLLKMGKQGEPLRRIFIALDEAILRLITVVMWYSPVGIFSLTAAKMAEIDNFHTIFKSISFYFLTVCIGLSFHAFITLPLIYFTLTRKNPINMLRSVTEALSFAFGTSSSAATLPVTIKCVETEANIDQRVSRFVLPMGATINMDGTALYEAVAAIFIAQYNNISLTVGRIITISITATFAGIGAAAVPQAGLYTMVIVLAAAGLPRDDISLILVTDWFLDRFRTTVSVMGDVYAAGIVQHFSRQQLAIKESKPSTKKKKTNKKAEKKSKPKKKKTAKGKVPIIVYSDEDADVVHVHSKSITPDIPYLQTVPTPDITQLQATPTHLTPINSPTRLTQSLRVSPTHDIPRLDDRNSPYPQTGLELQSISQHKQVDRRPNLNVDNQLTAVEVPIHMPLHGMKSASQKSVSPTPFPEPFSAFLASGRRPSARRVSHT; this is encoded by the exons atggTCACTACAGCCGTCTCCGCCTCGCGCGTCGCCGAACCTGCGACGGTCGCACACCCGCCGACGCGTCGGGCGGCGGCGGCGCCGACCTGTCGCGTGCCGAACATTGTCACCATCACCGCCGCCGTCCTCGGCGTCGCCCTCGGATTCGCCCTCCAGAGGAGCGACCTGTCGCCGCGCGTCATCTTGTTTATATACTTTCCGGGCGAGATCTTGCTGCGCATGCTACAAATGCTCATCCTACCGCTCGTCACCGCCAGCATCGTTTCCGGCATCGTCGGACTGAGAGCGGACACTTGCAAGAGGATGATTGCGCGTACTGTTTGCTACTACGGTGGGACTACTATGGCCGCTACGGTGGTTGGGCTTACTCTGGTGGCGACGATAAAACCCGGAAATAGAACCGGAAGTGAGTGTGTGGATATCACGAGGGATGAGGACAGAGAGAGTTTGCAGAGTGTTGACGCGTTTCTAGATCTCGTTAg AAACATGTTTCCTGATAACCTGATTGAGGCTGCTTTCCAGCATGTCTACTCTGTGGAGACAGATGTGATCAAATACCGACGTTGTAGTAACGTTAACATTATCCCAACAGCTTACGCAACAGCCAACATCACAGCCAACGCAACAGCCAGCGCAACAGCCAGAGCAACAGTCAGCGCAACAGCCAGCGCAACAGCTAACGGGTTGAAGCAGACTACTGTGATGTTGGTTGAAAGAGACGGCATGAATGTTCTCGGATGGGTTGTGTTTTCGATTGCCTTGGGAAGCGTTCTGTTGAAAATGGGAAAACAGGGTGAACCTTTACGACGGATCTTCATTGCTCTGGATGAAGCAATATTGAGGCTCATAACAGTCGTTATGTG GTACTCTCCAGTCGGCATCTTCTCTCTAACAGCCGCCAAAATGGCCGAAATCGACAATTTCCACACCATCTTCAAAAGCATTAGCTTCTACTTCTTGACCGTGTGCATCGGCCTGTCTTTCCACGCCTTCATCACTCTCCCTCTCATCTATTTCACACTCACGAGAAAGAATCCCATCAATATGCTTCGAAGCGTTACAGAAGCACTGAGCTTCGCCTTCGGCACAAGCTCGAG CGCTGCCACGCTGCCTGTGACTATAAAGTGTGTTGAGACAGAAGCAAATATCGACCAGCGAGTGTCTCGATTTGTTCTTCCAATGGGAGCGACAATTAACATGGATGGCACCGCTCTGTATGAAGCGGTTGCCGCCATTTTTATCGCACAGTACAACAATATCTCGCTCACTGTTGGGCGGATAATCACCATCAG CATCACAGCAACGTTCGCCGGCATAGGAGCAGCTGCCGTACCTCAAGCCGGTCTCTACACCATGGTTATTGTCCTAGCAGCAGCCGGTCTACCACGTGACGACATCAGTCTCATCCTAGTAACAGACTGGTTTCT AGATCGATTTCGTACGACCGTCAGCGTCATGGGAGACGTCTACGCAGCTGGCATCGTCCAGCACTTCTCTCGCCAGCAGCTGGCCATCAAAGAGAGCAAACCAAgcacaaagaaaaagaaaaccaATAAGAAAGCGGAAAAGAAGTCTAAACCCAAGAAGAAAAAGACAGCCAAAGGCAAAGTGCCCATCATTGTATACAGCGATGAAGACGCAGACGTCGTACATGTACACAGCAAATCCATCACACCCGACATTCCATACCTACAGACTGTGCCAACACCGGACATCACACAGCTACAAGCGACACCAACACACTTGACCCCGATTAATTCCCCAACACGTTTGACTCAAAGTCTACGTGTCTCACCAACACACGACATCCCACGTCTCGATGACCGAAACAGTCCGTACCCTCAGACCGGGCTTGAACTCCAAAGCAtcagtcaacacaaacaagtgGATCGTCGACCGAACTTAAACGTCGACAATCAACTGACGGCCGTCGAAGTGCCGATTCACATGCCCCTGCACGGTATGAAGTCGGCCAGTCAAAAGTCGGTGTCGCCGACTCCTTTTCCAGAGCCGTTCAGCGCTTTCTTGGCATCAGGCAGACGACCGTCTGCACGACGGGTGTCACATACGTGA
- the LOC134186190 gene encoding YTH domain-containing protein 1-like isoform X2 has product MSDFMDEQWLDEPGEVSGDDAEEQQYEGSEQSRSSDELREGEDDEDESVENEDINVFESILAAEGPDVDDFAAELKKADEKARKPSRTRTRGRAASTQDAPDSKRRHGNSNSPTKRESSGRAARRTDTEKHSEHTERLTRGRHVDSKLASSRSAAPVYEADDRDRVRDRERKERELKELERKQKELTQELELDRQREEDRRKKRERERERERERERERERVKPRGETRDTRTRDARDTREGRLAVRRREEREPVRPRDRDRKEDEKPRGRREERTAVQRKPDRPRVRETTEAHTPRRSRELEDKKSKSPSNRSHDSKREPDTEVIEDAVEVEENPIVDGDEASQMITVEEDSVIDDVPEESSEKFEVEHGPEAEPISGDEIGDSEHEPELREELMEVETVDGGEKVATEVDVAKTLPQNVESLEQDAADQEQKVQSPGKNVEREEMVDVEEQPGEEIMEGDVLEEVDTVDAGQEAELPIEKRSISPIVFQDKEMKHKPKSVAKLASPERKKDSQRTSDSNSRSHTISSSKLFHNTRYFVMKSINHENVQIAKARSVWSTPPMNERKLNKAFNECENVVLIYSVTESGMFQGFARLQSESKRNTSPVPWRLPASLSARQLGGVFRLQWIYTGELSFGKVMHLKNPWNDNKPVKISRDGQEVEPIIGEELCRLFFKEGTNNTAHYQLMSGPVEQQGVMPGCYHAPPLPVPQSHSVPSMPSYVFGGRSGRGPASYVSQTTAAVHSSRRYARSRSISPIVAKRRREEKTEGRAHRESRRRRSRSRSTSRERQRKDKGSRVSKEFGVRKDTILHGSYEDYIREYQSRSASKASLSSGFVHTVYSYPSSRYSDRPMDNRAYYAACDDFLAKNRSRPGGSSGTSHKSSRHR; this is encoded by the exons ATGTCTGATTTCATGGACGAACAATGGCTCGACGAACCGGGTGAAGTGAGCGGAGACGACGCGGAAGAGCAACAATACGAAG gtTCGGAGCAGTCGCGTTCAAGTGACGAACTACGTGAAGGAGAAGACGACGAAGACGAAAGCGTCGAGAACGAGGACATCAACGTGTTCGAGAGCATTCTGGCAGCGGAAGGGCCGGATGTTGACGATTTTGCAGCCGAACTGAAGAAAG CTGATGAGAAGGCAAGAAAACCGTCTCGTACTCGTACACGTGGCAGAGCTGCCTCGACTCAAGATGCTCCAGACAGCAAGCGGAGACACGGGAATTCCAACAGCCCAACTAAACGCGAGTCTTCTGGTAGAGCTGCTCGTCGAACGGACACCGAGAAACACTCGGAACACACAGAACGTTTGACTCGTGGTCGTCACGTTGATTCTAAGCTCGCGAGTTCACGATCGGCTGCTCCTGTGTATGAGGCTGACGATCGCGATAGGGTGAGAGACAGGGAGCGAAAGGAACGTGAGCTGAAAGAGTTGGAACGAAAACAGAAGGAACTGACGCAAGAACTGGAGCTGGATAGGCAGCGTGAAGAGGACAGACGAAAGAAACGAGAACGCGAGAGGGAGAGAGAACGAGAACGAGAAAGAGAGAGGGAACGAGTCAAGCCACGAGGCGAGACTCGAGATACTCGAACGAGAGACGCGAGAGACACCAGAGAAGGAAGATTGGCCGTACGACGACGAGAGGAGCGAGAGCCAGTCCGGCCAAGAGATAGAGATCGGAAAGAAGACGAGAAGCCACGAGGCAGAAGAGAGGAGAGGACAGCAGTTCAGCGAAAACCCGATCGCCCAAGAGTGAGAGAGACAACAGAAG CTCATACGCCTCGTCGGTCACGAGAGCTTGAAGACAAGAAAAGCAAGAGTCCGTCAAATCGCAGCCATGACTCAAAACGAGAGCCCGACACCGAAGTCATCGAAGATGCAGTCGAAGTTGAAGAGAATCCTATCGTCGATGGCGATGAGGCGAGTCAGATGATAACAGTAGAAGAAGACAGTGTGATAGACGACGTACCCGAAGAGTCAAGCGAGAAATTCGAAGTTGAACACGGACCGGAAGCCGAACCAATTAGCGGCGATGAGATCGGCGACAGTGAACACGAACCCGAACTGAGGGAGGAACTAATGGAAGTAGAGACTGTAGACGGAGGAGAAAAGGTGGCCACAGAAGTTGATGTGGCGAAGACTTTACCACAGAACGTTGAATCCTTGGAACAGGATGCTGCAGACCAGGAGCAGAAGGTCCAGAGTCCGGGAAAGAATGTTGAGAGAGAGGAGATGGTGGATGTCGAGGAGCAACCGGGAGAGGAGATTATGGAGGGTGACGTGTTGGAAGAGGTGGATACGGTCGATGCAGGGCAGGAGGCTGAG TTGCCGATAGAGAAAAGGTCGATATCTCCTATTGTATTTCAAGACAAGGAGATGAAACATAAACCGAAATCGG TTGCTAAGCTGGCTTCaccagaaagaaagaaag ACTCCCAAAGAACGTCAGACAGCAACAGTC GCAGCCATACGATTTCCAGCAGCAAACTGTTTCACAACACTCGCTACTTTGTCATGAAGAGTATCAACCATGAGAACGTCCAGATTGCCAAAGCAAGG agtGTTTGGTCGACTCCGCCGATGAACGAGAGGAAACTGAACAAAGCGTTCAAT GAGTGTGAGAATGTTGTTCTGATTTATTCGGTGACAGAGAGTGGAATGTTTCAAG GATTTGCTCGATTACAATCAGAGTCAAAGCGCAACACGTCTCCCGTCCCCTGGCGTCTTCCTGCAAGCCTCAGCGCTCGTCAACTGGGCGGAGTTTTCCGACTGCAGTGGATATACAC GGGAGAGCTCAGCTTTGGCAAGGTGATGCATCTGAAGAACCCGTGGAACGACAACAAGCCGGTGAAGATCAGTCGCGACGGACAG GAAGTGGAGCCTATTATTGGCGAAGAGCTGTGCCGTCTCTTCTTCAAGGAAGGGACGAATAACACCGCGCATTATCAGTTGATGTCTGGTCCAGTCGAGCAACAGGGTGTGATGCCGGGCTGCTATCATGCGCCTCCGTTACCCGTGCCTCAGTCGCATAGCGTGCCGAGTATGCCGAGCTATGTGTTTGGCGGGAGATCGGGAAGAGGGCCAGCGAGCTACGTGAGCCAAACGACGGCGGCGGTTCACTCCAG CCGCCGATATGCAAGGAGCAGATCCATCTCACCGATAGTTGCGAAGAGAAGACGAGAGGAGAAGACAGAAG gTCGTGCACACCGGGAGTCAAGAAGACGACGTTCGAGGTCGAGGTCGACTTCTCGGGAAAGGCAGAGAAAGGACAA AGGGTCGCGTGTCAGCAAGGAATTTGGTGTAAGGAAGGATACGATCTTGCATGGG TCATATGAGGACTACATTCGAGAGTATCAGTCGAGGAGTGCAAGCAAAGCGAGCTTGTCATCT GGCTTTGTTCATACTGTCTACTCGTATCCAAGCAGCCGATATTCAGACAGACCG ATGGATAATCGAGCGTATTATGCCGCCTGCGATGACTTCTTGGCGAAGAACCGGTCGCGACCGGGCGGCTCGTCGGGCACTAGCCACAAGAGCAGTAGACACAGATGA